One genomic segment of Mycoplasmopsis agalactiae PG2 includes these proteins:
- the hrcA gene encoding heat-inducible transcriptional repressor HrcA, whose translation MLKKDDFGLTADLKTVLKYTVEMFIEDGVPVSSQALLENFKLNFSSAKVRYLMNDLEKYGFLEKTHTSSGRVPSAKGYEYYAMYLVNFDTNAFKERIKDIFARRRVSIENTVEEAAKIITESIGVTLVTTENNENATLKNLQLVPLSDREGIVLITDSYNKTTTNNININKEMYSMNDLAIATKVFNQRLVNSSLINLASSAKALWPILSESIKNYETLLEEYINQVFHFAFVNKNNIYGRNNIILADEISRQDLLKILHKIENESIWEIIDSEISDQNRNIKIAICSDHSTFIAKKLQNNKIKEISLVGTNRMNYAKGISALEILEELINEYDE comes from the coding sequence ATGCTTAAAAAAGATGATTTTGGTTTAACTGCAGACTTAAAAACAGTTTTGAAATACACTGTTGAAATGTTTATTGAAGACGGTGTGCCTGTTAGTTCACAAGCATTATTAGAAAATTTTAAGTTAAATTTTTCTAGTGCTAAAGTTAGATACTTAATGAATGATTTGGAAAAGTATGGATTTTTAGAAAAAACGCATACATCAAGTGGGAGAGTCCCTTCAGCTAAAGGATATGAGTACTATGCAATGTATTTAGTAAATTTTGACACAAATGCCTTTAAAGAAAGAATAAAAGACATTTTTGCACGAAGAAGAGTGTCAATAGAAAATACAGTTGAAGAAGCAGCAAAAATAATAACTGAATCTATTGGGGTAACCTTAGTTACTACTGAAAATAATGAAAATGCAACACTTAAAAACTTGCAATTAGTTCCCTTGTCTGATAGAGAGGGAATAGTATTAATAACTGATTCGTATAACAAAACAACTACTAATAACATAAACATCAATAAAGAAATGTACTCGATGAATGACTTAGCAATTGCGACTAAAGTATTTAATCAAAGACTTGTAAATTCATCATTAATTAATTTAGCTTCATCTGCTAAAGCATTATGACCTATACTATCTGAATCGATAAAAAATTATGAAACATTATTAGAAGAGTACATAAATCAAGTTTTCCATTTTGCATTTGTTAATAAAAATAATATTTATGGCAGAAACAATATTATTTTAGCTGATGAAATTTCAAGACAAGATTTACTAAAAATATTGCACAAGATTGAAAATGAATCTATTTGAGAAATAATTGATTCTGAAATATCAGACCAAAATAGAAATATAAAAATAGCTATATGCAGTGACCACAGCACATTTATAGCCAAAAAGTTACAAAATAACAAAATTAAAGAAATTTCA
- a CDS encoding MAG5620 family putative phospho-sugar mutase encodes MSITGNSLILKSTTKEQISEQTCSLVFEHICSILDNNSEQKILLSFQGDLKHYKIVKYIKNIPVKNFKVYSYDSHIGTDFSTDEIACHKHKIDYVVKFIISKTSKFISIVIYDYKTRFYVKKDILEKVHDSFCSNKKLESVDNDLNYEAELLNVDHLISAQASKEEILKAFFNVRPRYKSRSLVLVNNDYSLLLCSQLFSNYDTSFKVKKSKISNNKSRKFFDTFKNLLPKLKNYQSIIYIDNYSNLATDFLIDYKLKNLSLDQVVLLYLDFLVEELKRSNQVNIKKLFVVIPPNASSQIIELIKQYKMRYFYYNSDTIEELLNDENCLFTYSFEKINANPRYSKIHNNYYFLICLVWMLNIYRNRNNLLSFKYNSLKENFGSIHVIKKYKKIEFANLNNLVSIIENKYLESKLFNKIVIFKSWCENNYAILKLYSDNSKNSVSIYYDSEKENIVFEYHIFSEDLKQNVSWKFQYFKMALWINKVIKSLKS; translated from the coding sequence ATGTCTATTACAGGAAACTCATTAATTTTAAAGTCAACAACAAAAGAACAAATAAGTGAACAAACATGTTCTTTAGTTTTTGAACACATTTGTTCAATACTTGATAATAACAGTGAGCAAAAGATTTTATTGTCTTTTCAAGGAGACCTTAAGCACTATAAAATAGTCAAATACATCAAAAATATACCTGTTAAAAACTTCAAAGTTTATTCATACGACTCTCATATTGGCACAGACTTTTCTACTGATGAAATAGCATGCCACAAGCACAAAATTGATTACGTAGTAAAATTTATAATTTCGAAAACTTCAAAATTTATATCTATTGTCATATATGACTATAAAACAAGGTTTTACGTAAAAAAAGATATCTTAGAAAAAGTGCACGATAGTTTTTGTAGTAACAAAAAATTAGAATCAGTTGATAATGACCTTAATTATGAAGCTGAGCTGTTAAATGTTGACCATTTAATATCAGCACAAGCTTCAAAAGAAGAGATTCTTAAAGCATTTTTTAATGTAAGACCTCGTTATAAGTCAAGAAGCTTAGTTTTAGTAAACAATGATTATTCACTATTGTTATGTTCGCAATTATTTAGTAATTACGATACCAGTTTTAAGGTTAAAAAAAGTAAAATAAGCAATAACAAAAGCAGAAAATTTTTTGATACATTTAAAAACCTATTGCCAAAATTAAAAAACTATCAAAGCATAATTTATATTGATAATTATTCTAATTTAGCAACTGATTTTTTAATTGATTATAAGCTTAAAAATCTTTCGCTTGATCAAGTAGTTTTGCTTTACTTAGATTTTTTAGTGGAAGAGTTAAAAAGATCTAATCAAGTAAACATTAAAAAATTATTTGTTGTTATTCCGCCAAATGCAAGTAGCCAAATAATTGAATTAATCAAGCAATATAAAATGAGATATTTTTACTACAATTCAGATACTATTGAAGAATTATTAAATGACGAAAACTGCTTATTTACATACTCATTTGAAAAAATCAATGCTAATCCAAGATACTCAAAAATTCATAATAACTACTACTTTTTAATATGTTTAGTTTGAATGCTTAACATTTACAGAAATAGAAACAATTTGCTGTCATTCAAATACAACTCACTCAAGGAAAATTTTGGCAGTATACATGTTATTAAGAAATATAAAAAAATTGAATTTGCCAATTTAAATAATTTAGTTTCAATTATTGAAAATAAATATTTAGAAAGCAAACTATTTAACAAAATAGTCATATTTAAGTCTTGATGCGAGAATAATTATGCAATTTTAAAGCTTTATTCTGATAACAGCAAAAATTCTGTATCAATTTACTATGATTCTGAAAAGGAAAATATAGTTTTTGAATATCATATTTTTAGTGAAGATTTAAAGCAGAATGTTTCCTGAAAATTTCAGTACTTCAAAATGGCTTTATGAATAAACAAAGTAATTAAGTCATTAAAGTCTTAA
- the rpmE gene encoding 50S ribosomal protein L31, translating into MKKDIHPQYNTVEATCSTCSKKFTFGTTKKSISIDVCSGCHVVYTGDRAKTKATGMIDKFNQRLAKKSAK; encoded by the coding sequence ATGAAAAAAGATATACATCCACAATACAACACTGTTGAAGCAACATGCTCAACATGTTCAAAAAAATTTACATTTGGAACAACTAAAAAGTCAATTTCAATCGATGTTTGTTCAGGATGTCACGTTGTTTATACTGGTGACAGAGCAAAAACAAAAGCAACAGGTATGATTGACAAATTCAACCAAAGACTTGCTAAAAAGAGCGCAAAATAG
- the rpsD gene encoding 30S ribosomal protein S4, translating into MRYLGPVFKKARRYGISILENEKEFSKGKKRTYAPGQHGNKRVKLSDYGLHLYEKQKVRFIYGISEKQLQKIYARAIKMKGVAGTNLLQLLESRFDNVVYRAGFATTRRQARQLVAHGHFQLNGKNADIPSMHISVGDVITLKAKTQNNNQVKAALESKPAAAWLTVKNFEAKVDRLPNRSELNPNVKENFVIEHYSK; encoded by the coding sequence ATGAGATATTTAGGACCAGTTTTCAAAAAAGCTCGTCGTTACGGGATTTCAATTTTAGAAAACGAAAAAGAATTTTCAAAAGGTAAAAAACGTACCTATGCACCTGGTCAACATGGTAATAAACGTGTTAAACTTTCTGACTATGGATTGCACCTATATGAAAAACAAAAAGTAAGATTTATTTATGGTATTAGCGAAAAACAATTACAAAAAATTTACGCTCGTGCTATCAAAATGAAAGGTGTTGCTGGTACAAACTTACTACAACTTTTAGAAAGTCGTTTTGATAATGTTGTTTATAGAGCAGGATTTGCAACAACAAGAAGACAAGCTCGTCAATTAGTAGCACATGGACACTTCCAACTTAATGGAAAAAACGCTGACATTCCTTCTATGCACATATCTGTAGGTGATGTTATTACACTTAAAGCCAAGACACAAAACAATAATCAAGTTAAAGCTGCTTTAGAATCAAAACCTGCTGCTGCTTGATTAACAGTTAAAAACTTTGAAGCTAAAGTTGACAGACTTCCTAACAGAAGTGAATTAAATCCAAATGTTAAAGAAAACTTTGTTATCGAACACTATTCAAAATAG